A region of the uncultured Flavobacterium sp. genome:
AAATTAAATTACATCAATATTCCTGTTTTGGCTAAATTTTATATTACAAAACAGTTTACTGTAGAAGGAGGTCCACAATTAGGATTTTTAGTATCAGCTAAATCTGATGGTCATGATGTTAAAGACAGTTATAAATCTGTAGATGCAGGATTTAATTTTGGAGCAGGGTATAATTTTACAGACAATGTTTCTGTGAATCTTCGTTATACTATTGGTTTATCTAATATTGGAGATTATAATACTAATACTGCTCAGCAATATTATGATAGTCCAAAAAATAGCGTATTGGCTTTGACATTAGGATATAAATTCTAATCTTACTAAAAGATATGTTTTTAAAACCTTCCTTGCAGGAAGGTTTTTTTTATGCTTGTCTTTATTGCTTTAACTCTTCACTTAAAACGAAACTTTTATTAAGTGAAATACAATTATTGTAAGTTAATTCTTATATTTGTATTTAACTTTAATTTGAAAGAAATGAAAAAAATTATTTTAGCAGCAATGGCAGTTATGATATTTGGATTTGCTAATGCACAATCGATTAAATATGGAGTAAAAGGAGGGCTGAATGTTTCGGGCATAACTGGTTATAGTGAAGATACTAAATCTTTAATGGGATTTCATGTTGGAGGTTTTGCAGAAATACGAGTTGCCAAGAAATTTGCAATTCAGCCAGAATTTTTATTCTCTACGCAAGGAACTACAATTGAAGGTTTTGATGGAGATTCTAATGCTGTTGTCAAACTGAATTATTTGAATATTCCGGTTTTGGCTAAATATTACATAACTGATGCTTTTTCTGTTGAAGCGGGACCACAAATTGGTTTTTTATTATCTGCAAAAGCCAGAGGCGAAGATATTCATGATCTTTATAAATCAACAGATTTTGGTTTCAACCTGGGATGTGGATATAATTTTACAGAAAATATTTCTGTAGGTGCGCGTTACACAATTGGTTTAACAAATGTTAATGATGCTTCTTATGACTATCCGGATAATACTAACTTGGATAACATAAGTTTTAGAAACAGTAATTTTGCATTATCGTTAGCGTACAAATTCTAATTTCTCGTCAAAAGATATTTCAAAACCTTCCTTTATCAGGAAGGTTTTTTTATGCCCAAAAAATGTTTTACTTTGTAAATATGAATTGGAACCGATATATAAAAGATTATCAATCGTATTTGCGAATAGAAAGAGGTTTGTCTAAAAACACAATCGAGAATTACGGCTTTGATATTGAGAGATTGTGCCTTTTTTTAGAAACCAATCAAATTGAGATTTCTCCCGTAAAAATTAGTGATGAAACCGTTCAGCAGTTTATATATTCCGTCTCAAAAGAAGTGAATCCTCGCTCGCAAGCGCGTATAATATCTGGATTGAAAAGTTTTTTTAATTATTTGATTTTTGAAGATTATAGAAACGATAATCCGCTGGAATTAATTGAAACTCCCAAAACAGGTCGGAAATTACCGGATACTTTATCGGTTAAAGAAATTGATGCACTTATTGCAGCAATTGATTTGAGTAAAAATGAAGGCGAACGAAATCGCGCGATGCTGGAAACTTTATACGGTTGCGGACTTCGGGTTTCAGAATTGATTTCGCTCAAAATATCAGATCTTTTTTTTGATGAAGGATTTATAAAAATTACCGGTAAAGGAAATAAAGAACGTTTTGTTCCTGTTGGAAAATTGACTCAGAAATACATACAAATTTACCAGAGAGAAATCAGGGTAAATCTGAATATCAAAAAAGGCTGCGAAGACACTTTGTTTTTAAACAGAAGAGGCAATCAATTAACCCGGGCAATGGTTTTTACAATTATAAAAGATTTGGCTGTAAAAGTTGGTTTGCATAAAAATATTAGCCCGCATACTTTACGACATTCTTTTGCAACGCATCTACTTGAAAATGGCGCCGATTTAAGATCGATTCAGCTAATGCTAGGTCACGAATCAATTACAACTACCGAAATTTACGTGCACTTAGACAGAAGTTTTTTAAAGGAAGTGATGTATTCTTTTCATCCAAGGAAATAATTTTTGGGCAGAGTCCCTATTTTTAACTCAAAAATTAATATATTGTAATATATTTTCTACCAAAGGCAGATAAGATCGACAAACGGCATTCTTTTTGTTTTAAATGCTATTTTAATCATTCAATTGAATAAATAAGTGTGATATATGGTTTTTGATTTATATGAAAATGAGGATTGCTTAAAGGTGAATAATTTTTACAAAAAATTGTTTGCTGAAATGCCGGATTTACTATTCCAATTTATTGTCGATAACAATAACAATTACTCTTTTCCTTTAGTCAGTAAATCGGCAGATGAGATTTTTGAACTTACGGTTAACGAGTTCAATAATGATATTAAAGTAATTATTTACGATCGGATTTTTCTTCAGGATCGTGAAAAGTTTTTTCAATCTTTAGTTAAAGCACGTAAAGAGGTAAAACCGTGGAATATCGAATTTAGAGCTATTTTGCCTAAGAAGGGTTTGCGCTGGTTTAAAGTTTCGGCTAAAACGGAGAAATCTGAGGATGGAAGAGTTAGTTTTTACGGACATGTTTCGGATATTACTGATTTAAAAGATAAAGAAGAAAAATTACGTATTTCCGAAGAACGATTTCAGTTTGCTCTTGATGCTTCTACAGCCGGAATCTGGGATTGGGACATGGTTACTAATAATGTTTTTTATTCGTCTTTATCGCTAAAAATACTGGAATTAGACTCAACAGATATTTTTGATGATCCGGAACGTTGGGATAAAATTGTGCATCCTGACGATCTTCCAAAATACTATTCAGACATACAGGAACATTTTGACAATAAGATTCCTTATTATGAAAATTACCATCGTGTAATGACTTCCAGTGGTAATTATAAATGGATTTTAGACCGCGGGAAAGTAATTAAGAGAGATGAAAATGGGAAACCATTGCGCGTTATCGGAACTCATACCGATGTTTCTTTGCAAAAAGAAAAGGAATTAGAGCTTTTAAAAACGATGAAATTGTACAGTGATCAAAATAGCCGATTGCTGAATTTTTCGCATATCGTTTCGCATAACCTAAATACGCAGGCAGGAAATATAAAGTCTATCTTAGATTTTATTGATGCTGATGGAGATAAAGAAACCGTGAGTGAAATGTTAGAGCATTTGCGAACTGTTTCTAATGAGCTGAATGATACGATTTCTAATTTAACGCAAATTGTAAAAACGCAAAGCAATATTAATATTGCCGTTGTTCCTTTGAAACTATGTGAATATATCGAGAAAACAATTTCAACTATCAAAGGTTACGATAAACAGACCAAGGCTACGATTGTAAATAATGTTCCTCAATATTTAACGATTAATTTTAATCCCGCTTATCTTGAAAGTGTTTTGTTGAACTTTACTACAAACGCTATAAAGTATGCTCATCCTGATCGTGACCCAATAATTGTTTTTGATTTTTCGATTGAACCAGAAGGCTATAAATCGCTAAAAATTACGGATAATGGTTTAGGAATAGATTTAGCTGTTTATGGTGATTTATTATTCGGAATGTATAAAACTTTTCATAAGCATCAGGAGGCTCGCGGAATTGGCTTGTATATTACAAGAAATCAAATAGAAGCGATGAAAGGAAGTGTTTCCGTCGAAAGCGAAGTAGGAGTAGGGACGAGCTTTAAAATTGTCTTTAATGATCTCTAAAAAGCGGTTTTAAGTTTATAGAAATAAAAAAGGCTATCGTTACGATAGCCTTTTGTTTTATAATGAAAAGAGATTACTTAGCAATATTAACTGCTCTGGTTTCTCTAATTACAGTAACTTTTACCTGACCTGGATAAGTCATTTCGGTTTGAATTTTCTGAGAAATTTCGAAAGATAAGTTTGCTGCGTTATCATCAGAAACTTTTTCACTTTCTACAATTACACGAAGTTCTCTACCAGCCTGAATTGCATAAGCATTTTTTACACCGCTAAATCCGTAAGCAACTTCTTCAAGGTCTTTCAAACGTTGAATGTATGAATCCAGAACCTGACGTCTTGCACCTGGTCTTGCGCCTGAAATAGCATCACAAACCTGAACGATTGGAGAAAGTAATGATTTCATTTCGATCTCGTCGTGGTGAGCTCCAATTGCATTACAAACTTCTTCTTTTTCGCCATATTTCTCAGCCCATTGCATACCTAATAATGCGTGTGGTAAATCGCTTTCAGTATCCGGCACTTTACCAATATCATGAAGTAAACCAGCTCTTTTTGCAAGTTTTACATTTAAGCCT
Encoded here:
- a CDS encoding outer membrane beta-barrel protein, which translates into the protein MKRIILAAIAVMVFGFANAQKTRFGVKGGLNLTSFAGGNYYNTKSLVGFQLGGFAEIKVIERLSIQPEVLFSTQGAKFNGGSSGDFDNKLNYINIPVLAKFYITKQFTVEGGPQLGFLVSAKSDGHDVKDSYKSVDAGFNFGAGYNFTDNVSVNLRYTIGLSNIGDYNTNTAQQYYDSPKNSVLALTLGYKF
- a CDS encoding porin family protein; this translates as MKKIILAAMAVMIFGFANAQSIKYGVKGGLNVSGITGYSEDTKSLMGFHVGGFAEIRVAKKFAIQPEFLFSTQGTTIEGFDGDSNAVVKLNYLNIPVLAKYYITDAFSVEAGPQIGFLLSAKARGEDIHDLYKSTDFGFNLGCGYNFTENISVGARYTIGLTNVNDASYDYPDNTNLDNISFRNSNFALSLAYKF
- the xerD gene encoding site-specific tyrosine recombinase XerD, producing MNWNRYIKDYQSYLRIERGLSKNTIENYGFDIERLCLFLETNQIEISPVKISDETVQQFIYSVSKEVNPRSQARIISGLKSFFNYLIFEDYRNDNPLELIETPKTGRKLPDTLSVKEIDALIAAIDLSKNEGERNRAMLETLYGCGLRVSELISLKISDLFFDEGFIKITGKGNKERFVPVGKLTQKYIQIYQREIRVNLNIKKGCEDTLFLNRRGNQLTRAMVFTIIKDLAVKVGLHKNISPHTLRHSFATHLLENGADLRSIQLMLGHESITTTEIYVHLDRSFLKEVMYSFHPRK
- a CDS encoding PAS domain-containing protein, which gives rise to MVFDLYENEDCLKVNNFYKKLFAEMPDLLFQFIVDNNNNYSFPLVSKSADEIFELTVNEFNNDIKVIIYDRIFLQDREKFFQSLVKARKEVKPWNIEFRAILPKKGLRWFKVSAKTEKSEDGRVSFYGHVSDITDLKDKEEKLRISEERFQFALDASTAGIWDWDMVTNNVFYSSLSLKILELDSTDIFDDPERWDKIVHPDDLPKYYSDIQEHFDNKIPYYENYHRVMTSSGNYKWILDRGKVIKRDENGKPLRVIGTHTDVSLQKEKELELLKTMKLYSDQNSRLLNFSHIVSHNLNTQAGNIKSILDFIDADGDKETVSEMLEHLRTVSNELNDTISNLTQIVKTQSNINIAVVPLKLCEYIEKTISTIKGYDKQTKATIVNNVPQYLTINFNPAYLESVLLNFTTNAIKYAHPDRDPIIVFDFSIEPEGYKSLKITDNGLGIDLAVYGDLLFGMYKTFHKHQEARGIGLYITRNQIEAMKGSVSVESEVGVGTSFKIVFNDL